The following proteins are co-located in the Pedobacter sp. FW305-3-2-15-E-R2A2 genome:
- a CDS encoding type IX secretion system membrane protein PorP/SprF — MSIAMLCEAQQRPQYTQYIFNNYILNPAISGIENYTDVKFGYRNQWRGIDQAPITAYFSVHMPLGKQYLYGNSNSFDEKGNNPMKRNFVHTYMASEPHHGVGVYGVVDRTGPITSSDFKITYAYHLGLSPKLNLSVGVAAGISRLILDISKISLENSFDPAVAENANNKLKPDLAAGLWLYGANFFAGLSAQQLLNRPISFSEDATYNQGKQVPHVFFTGGYKFFLSDEIAALPSVMFKYVNPAPVSTDVNLKFAFKDKFWLGGSYRSNDAFAVLAGFNVSSLFVLGYSYDFTTSELGKVSTGSHEVVLGILLNNRYKVTCPQKNW; from the coding sequence ATGAGTATTGCCATGTTGTGTGAGGCACAACAAAGGCCTCAGTATACCCAGTATATATTTAACAACTATATATTGAATCCCGCCATTTCCGGGATAGAGAACTATACAGATGTTAAATTCGGATACAGAAATCAGTGGCGTGGGATAGACCAGGCACCGATTACGGCCTATTTTTCCGTGCACATGCCTTTGGGAAAACAATACCTGTATGGCAATTCCAACTCTTTTGATGAAAAGGGAAATAACCCGATGAAGAGAAATTTTGTACATACCTATATGGCTTCAGAGCCACACCATGGGGTAGGTGTTTATGGGGTGGTAGATAGAACAGGTCCGATTACGAGTAGTGATTTCAAAATAACTTATGCTTACCACCTGGGCCTTTCCCCAAAACTGAATCTGAGTGTCGGCGTAGCAGCGGGCATTTCGAGGCTGATTCTGGACATTTCCAAGATCAGTCTGGAGAATAGTTTTGATCCTGCAGTGGCGGAAAATGCGAATAATAAATTAAAACCCGATCTGGCAGCGGGACTCTGGCTTTATGGGGCCAACTTTTTTGCAGGGCTTTCTGCGCAGCAGCTCCTGAACAGGCCGATTAGTTTCAGTGAAGATGCTACGTATAATCAAGGGAAACAGGTGCCCCATGTTTTCTTCACCGGAGGCTATAAGTTTTTCCTCAGCGATGAGATCGCCGCTTTGCCTTCTGTGATGTTCAAATATGTGAATCCGGCGCCGGTATCAACAGATGTAAACTTGAAGTTTGCTTTTAAAGACAAGTTCTGGCTAGGGGGGAGCTACCGGTCTAACGATGCCTTTGCTGTGCTTGCAGGCTTTAACGTCAGTTCTCTCTTTGTGTTGGGCTATTCTTATGATTTTACGACTTCCGAGTTAGGTAAAGTAAGTACAGGGAGCCATGAGGTGGTATTAGGGATTTTACTAAACAACCGATACAAAGTAACCTGTCCGCAGAAGAACTGGTAA
- a CDS encoding DUF2784 domain-containing protein → MSLNVLDFIYTLVHLLIIGFNLFAWAFRSTRRLHLYGVAVTLACWLILGIWYGIGYCPVTDWQWQVKAQLGEQNLPNSFVKYYADKISGQSVDANLIDVLTAGSFLLSIIISVYLNFFSKKSKLKAKSN, encoded by the coding sequence ATGAGCCTGAATGTTTTAGATTTTATATATACCCTTGTTCATCTGTTGATTATTGGTTTCAATCTTTTTGCCTGGGCATTTCGGTCAACCAGAAGACTTCATTTATATGGAGTCGCGGTTACCCTGGCTTGCTGGCTGATTCTGGGCATCTGGTACGGGATCGGTTATTGCCCGGTAACGGATTGGCAATGGCAGGTAAAAGCACAACTCGGAGAACAAAATCTACCCAATTCATTCGTTAAATATTATGCGGACAAGATCAGCGGCCAATCGGTTGATGCAAATCTGATCGATGTGCTTACCGCGGGTTCTTTTCTTTTATCCATCATCATCTCTGTTTATCTGAACTTTTTTAGTAAAAAATCAAAGCTAAAAGCAAAGTCTAACTGA
- a CDS encoding Gfo/Idh/MocA family oxidoreductase — MFRREFIQNTGILAGGLLLPKDMFGKTTAGDPEGRIKVAIIGCGDRGKGLLHIAAQLPAEFEVAAICDVLDFRLKETLKQRPGLKQYQDYRALLDDKTIRAVFISTPLNMHFPIAVAALNAGKHVYLEKTMTYNIAEALDLVKIVKQHPDQILQVGHQYRYAPIYYKVKEMIDKGYLGKVTQIDSRWDRNNNWRRSVPDPSLERKINWRMYKEYSGGLMAELLSHQMDFINWAFDTHPQEIFATGGIDFYKDGRETYDNVQVMFRYAKEGMIGNFGTTLANERDSYLFKLKGTKGTISLLVNEAIFYPEKSNKKELETVDGVTGATKIVWDKDGGIPIKTDLPAKDGTYYSLKDFHRSIVEKKQPDSNVITGATTAICVHLANKALYEERIEKWDSRYNV; from the coding sequence ATGTTCAGAAGAGAATTCATACAAAATACAGGTATCCTCGCCGGCGGATTATTACTGCCTAAGGATATGTTTGGAAAAACGACTGCCGGAGATCCGGAAGGAAGAATCAAAGTCGCCATTATTGGCTGTGGAGACCGGGGAAAAGGACTGCTTCATATTGCAGCCCAGCTCCCCGCGGAGTTTGAAGTCGCGGCAATTTGTGATGTACTGGATTTCAGGCTCAAAGAAACCTTGAAACAACGGCCGGGATTAAAGCAATATCAGGATTACCGTGCCCTGCTTGATGATAAAACCATCAGGGCAGTATTTATTTCTACGCCTTTAAATATGCATTTTCCGATTGCCGTAGCTGCACTGAATGCCGGAAAGCATGTATATCTCGAAAAAACAATGACCTATAACATTGCTGAAGCCTTAGACCTGGTGAAGATTGTGAAACAACATCCGGATCAGATTCTGCAGGTAGGTCATCAATACCGTTATGCCCCCATTTACTATAAGGTCAAAGAAATGATCGATAAAGGCTACCTGGGGAAAGTAACTCAGATTGACAGTCGCTGGGACAGGAACAACAATTGGCGCAGAAGTGTTCCGGACCCTTCACTGGAAAGAAAGATCAACTGGCGGATGTATAAAGAATATTCCGGAGGTCTGATGGCAGAACTGCTTTCTCATCAGATGGATTTCATCAACTGGGCCTTTGACACCCATCCTCAGGAAATCTTCGCCACTGGTGGAATCGACTTTTACAAGGATGGCAGGGAGACTTATGACAATGTCCAGGTGATGTTCCGCTATGCAAAAGAAGGAATGATCGGAAACTTTGGAACCACACTGGCCAACGAACGCGACAGCTATTTGTTTAAACTGAAGGGCACAAAAGGAACGATTTCCTTATTGGTCAATGAAGCTATATTTTACCCTGAAAAAAGCAATAAAAAGGAACTGGAAACCGTTGACGGGGTGACCGGTGCCACAAAAATTGTTTGGGACAAGGACGGTGGAATTCCAATAAAAACGGATCTTCCGGCTAAAGATGGCACATATTATTCCCTGAAAGACTTTCATCGCTCTATCGTAGAGAAAAAACAACCAGACTCCAATGTGATCACCGGAGCGACAACAGCGATATGCGTACACCTTGCCAATAAAGCGTTGTATGAGGAACGCATAGAGAAATGGGACAGCAGGTATAATGTTTAA
- a CDS encoding DUF1080 domain-containing protein: MKSKKLLILAALFLGTAPMTLQAQSQKWQNLFNGKDLSGWKQLNGQAKYEVVNGEIVGTTVSNQPNSFLTTEKNYGDFILELELWVDPSMNSGVQIRSESKADYSNGRVHGYQVEIDPSDRQFSGGIYDESRRGWLYPLDINPQGKAAFKNNQWNKYRVECIGNSIRTWVNGVPTANVVDAMTPSGFIALQVHSIGKNDQPGKQIRWRNIRIQTTNLRPSKNDGIFVVNLVPNDLSSQEKAEGYSLLWDGKTSKGWKGAYKSTFPSSGWLIKDGELSVQKSNGGESTNGGDIVTEKQYSAFELKFDFKLTEGANSGIKYFVTLTEGNKGSAIGPEYQILDDAKHPDAKLGKDGNRTLGSLYDLMTSKKIPNAQKKIGEWNRGLIRVYPDNKIEYWLNGYKILEYTRGSAEFLALVADSKYKNWKDFGMAPKGHILIQDHGDQVSFRSIKLKQL, encoded by the coding sequence ATGAAAAGTAAAAAATTATTAATTTTAGCCGCTTTATTCCTGGGAACTGCACCCATGACCCTACAGGCCCAGAGCCAGAAATGGCAAAACCTGTTTAATGGAAAAGACCTGAGCGGATGGAAACAACTTAACGGACAAGCAAAATATGAAGTAGTTAACGGGGAAATTGTGGGTACTACCGTCTCCAATCAACCCAACTCCTTTCTGACCACTGAGAAAAATTACGGCGACTTTATCCTCGAGCTGGAACTATGGGTAGATCCTTCCATGAATTCCGGGGTGCAGATCCGTAGCGAAAGTAAGGCTGATTATTCAAATGGCAGGGTTCATGGCTATCAGGTAGAGATCGATCCTTCCGACAGACAGTTTAGCGGTGGGATTTATGACGAATCAAGAAGAGGCTGGCTATATCCTTTGGACATCAACCCGCAGGGAAAAGCGGCCTTCAAAAATAACCAATGGAACAAATATCGGGTAGAATGTATTGGCAATTCCATCAGAACCTGGGTAAATGGTGTTCCGACAGCAAATGTCGTAGATGCCATGACACCTAGCGGATTTATCGCCTTACAGGTTCATAGTATCGGTAAAAATGACCAACCGGGGAAACAGATTCGCTGGCGCAATATCCGGATTCAGACCACAAACCTTAGACCTTCTAAAAATGATGGAATATTTGTTGTGAACCTCGTGCCAAACGACCTGTCCTCTCAGGAAAAAGCAGAAGGCTATTCCTTGTTATGGGATGGTAAAACGAGTAAAGGATGGAAAGGTGCTTATAAATCAACTTTTCCTTCAAGTGGCTGGTTAATTAAGGATGGTGAATTGAGCGTACAGAAATCAAACGGCGGAGAATCTACCAATGGTGGTGATATCGTAACCGAGAAACAATATTCCGCATTTGAATTAAAATTCGATTTCAAATTAACCGAAGGTGCCAATAGCGGGATTAAATACTTTGTAACCCTCACAGAAGGAAACAAAGGTTCGGCAATCGGCCCGGAATATCAGATTCTTGACGATGCAAAACATCCGGATGCAAAACTTGGAAAAGACGGCAACCGTACATTGGGCTCTTTATATGACCTGATGACCAGCAAAAAGATCCCAAATGCACAAAAGAAAATTGGAGAATGGAACAGAGGCCTGATCAGGGTCTATCCGGATAATAAAATTGAATATTGGCTGAACGGCTATAAGATCCTGGAATATACCAGAGGATCTGCAGAATTTCTTGCCCTGGTAGCAGACAGCAAATATAAAAACTGGAAAGATTTCGGAATGGCACCAAAAGGACATATCCTGATTCAGGACCATGGTGATCAGGTTTCTTTTAGAAGTATTAAATTAAAACAACTTTAA
- a CDS encoding MFS transporter yields MQRSSDTIYTLQFGLVCLSSFLFSASFNMLIPELPAYLSNMGGAEYKGLIIALFTLTAGISRPFSGKLTDTIGRVPVMAVGSLVCFVCGFLYPLLTTVAGFLFLRLIHGFSTGFKPTATAAYVADLVPVNRWGEAMGVHGVCFSTGLAIGPAIGSTITDHYSINILFYCSSLFALLSIVILANMKETLANKEKFKFAHLKINRKDIIEWRVIPSVIIIFLSYVSYGAILTVISDWSKHLGTSNKGLFFMVFTLTSLLIRFVAGKASDRYGRAIILKISLCLLAISLFWIAVSDSSVMLMSASALYGVATGMLSPTATAWTVDLSNPLHRGKAMATMYIALEAGIGLGALLAGWLFIDDLAMIPVTFNYCTGITLLALVYLQFVYKPKPLIPESTS; encoded by the coding sequence ATGCAACGATCTTCCGATACCATTTATACTTTACAGTTTGGACTTGTTTGTTTAAGCTCCTTTCTCTTTTCTGCAAGTTTCAACATGCTGATTCCTGAATTGCCTGCCTATTTAAGCAATATGGGAGGAGCAGAGTATAAAGGATTGATCATTGCCTTATTTACACTTACCGCAGGAATATCCAGGCCATTCAGCGGAAAGCTGACCGATACCATTGGCCGGGTTCCCGTGATGGCCGTAGGGTCACTCGTTTGTTTTGTCTGCGGTTTCCTGTATCCATTGCTGACTACCGTTGCTGGCTTCCTTTTTCTGCGGTTAATCCATGGCTTTTCTACCGGATTTAAACCTACAGCTACCGCGGCCTATGTTGCAGACCTTGTTCCGGTTAACCGATGGGGAGAAGCCATGGGAGTTCATGGCGTTTGCTTCAGCACCGGACTGGCGATCGGACCTGCAATCGGCAGCACCATTACCGATCATTACTCCATCAATATACTTTTCTATTGTTCCTCACTGTTCGCGCTGTTGTCTATTGTGATCCTGGCGAACATGAAAGAAACCTTAGCCAATAAAGAGAAATTTAAATTTGCTCATTTAAAGATCAACAGAAAAGACATTATCGAATGGCGGGTAATCCCATCGGTGATCATCATTTTTCTGAGTTATGTCAGCTATGGTGCGATCCTTACTGTGATATCCGACTGGAGTAAACACCTTGGAACGAGTAACAAAGGGCTGTTTTTTATGGTTTTTACCTTGACCTCCCTTTTGATCCGTTTTGTAGCAGGAAAGGCTTCAGACCGTTATGGAAGAGCCATCATATTAAAAATCTCTTTGTGCCTGCTGGCCATCTCCCTGTTCTGGATCGCCGTATCAGACTCTTCAGTGATGCTGATGTCAGCTTCAGCACTCTATGGTGTTGCCACAGGTATGTTATCTCCAACGGCCACGGCCTGGACGGTAGACCTGAGTAATCCGCTCCACCGCGGGAAGGCAATGGCCACCATGTACATCGCATTGGAAGCCGGTATCGGATTAGGCGCATTGCTCGCAGGATGGTTGTTTATCGATGACCTGGCGATGATTCCGGTTACTTTCAATTATTGTACAGGAATTACCTTACTTGCCCTTGTTTATTTGCAATTTGTCTATAAACCAAAGCCTTTGATTCCGGAATCGACCTCCTGA
- a CDS encoding Gfo/Idh/MocA family oxidoreductase, which yields MLSSRRKFIKQSAIAAAGTYMGTMGLSAKSYGNIIGANDRVRVGVVGFSDRFAGSLLPSFLNHHKELNFDMVAVSDLWNYRRNLGVDLLKTKFGHDITACRNNEELYNLKDIDAVIVSTADFQHAVHAIEAIRANCDVYCEKPFAETMEDARAALKAVKASKQIVQIGSQRRSGGNYKAASKFIQDGKFGDITMVELSWNVNQPGRWRRPELVAKLKQEDTDWKRFLINRPFEEWDPRKYLEYRLFWPYSSGMPGQWMSHQIDTVHWFTGLQHPRSVVANGGIYQWKDGRRNWDTTTAVFDYGKADDPQNGFQVVFTSRMHNGDENPAEIYYANGGELNLNTNMVSPKGGLKANAASAMHMQPNLLPELKLTDMVEKVAASANTGGDKLTSAHMRNWMECVRSREQTNAPVEAGYYHSIANIMTNAAARTGKKATFDEKTQEVMVDGKVFKY from the coding sequence ATGTTATCCTCAAGAAGAAAATTCATCAAACAATCGGCAATTGCCGCGGCAGGAACCTATATGGGAACAATGGGTTTAAGTGCAAAAAGCTATGGAAATATCATTGGCGCCAACGACCGGGTCAGGGTTGGTGTGGTCGGCTTCTCTGACCGCTTTGCAGGCTCCCTCCTGCCTAGTTTCTTAAACCACCATAAAGAACTCAACTTTGATATGGTAGCGGTCTCAGACCTCTGGAATTACCGCAGGAACCTGGGCGTAGATCTGCTCAAAACTAAATTCGGACATGACATCACTGCCTGCCGCAACAATGAAGAATTATACAACCTGAAAGATATTGATGCAGTGATTGTCAGTACTGCCGATTTTCAGCACGCAGTGCATGCCATCGAAGCCATCAGGGCCAACTGTGATGTCTATTGCGAGAAACCCTTTGCAGAAACAATGGAAGACGCACGCGCAGCCTTGAAGGCGGTGAAAGCATCAAAACAAATTGTTCAGATCGGCTCTCAAAGAAGAAGCGGCGGGAACTATAAAGCAGCCTCTAAATTTATCCAGGATGGGAAATTTGGCGACATCACGATGGTCGAGCTGAGCTGGAATGTAAACCAGCCCGGCCGATGGCGCAGACCTGAACTCGTTGCGAAATTAAAACAGGAGGATACCGATTGGAAACGCTTCCTCATCAACCGTCCTTTTGAAGAATGGGATCCCCGCAAATACCTGGAATATCGTTTGTTCTGGCCCTATTCCTCTGGAATGCCCGGACAATGGATGTCGCACCAGATTGATACGGTACATTGGTTTACCGGACTCCAGCATCCGAGAAGCGTGGTGGCCAATGGCGGGATCTACCAGTGGAAAGATGGCCGCCGGAACTGGGATACCACGACGGCAGTGTTTGACTATGGTAAGGCCGATGATCCGCAAAATGGATTTCAGGTGGTCTTCACTTCAAGGATGCACAATGGTGATGAAAACCCTGCGGAAATCTATTATGCCAATGGCGGAGAATTGAACCTGAATACCAATATGGTTTCTCCAAAAGGTGGATTAAAGGCAAATGCGGCCAGTGCGATGCACATGCAGCCCAACCTCCTGCCGGAATTAAAGCTGACCGATATGGTGGAGAAAGTGGCTGCTTCCGCCAATACAGGTGGAGACAAGCTGACTTCTGCCCATATGAGGAACTGGATGGAATGTGTGCGCAGCCGGGAACAAACGAATGCGCCGGTAGAAGCCGGTTATTACCATTCCATTGCAAATATCATGACCAACGCTGCCGCAAGAACCGGCAAAAAAGCGACCTTCGATGAAAAGACACAGGAAGTGATGGTGGATGGTAAAGTATTTAAATATTAA
- a CDS encoding HD domain-containing protein — protein sequence MVRVSDLLYGNVELPAVFEDLLATAAMKRLAGIHHSGAIFLVNPDLSHSRLEHSIGVMLLIRMLGGTELEQIAGLLHDVSHTVFSHVGDYVFQNREENYHEEMFAEILMNSDIPAVLIKHGYHVDQILDGSFSILEQPIPHLCADRLDYTLRDSLHAGLISRPAAKLFLEHIRVHEGKLVVTDEAQVDWINHLFERLNQEVFNLPLHLYANQEMAVLIRDFLKNGFLNEADLFKDDTFLLNKIRSIALGYEAIKSIKLQKGYPAFLKKGSGLKTKLRNLKAILSI from the coding sequence ATGGTAAGAGTAAGTGATTTGCTTTATGGAAATGTAGAACTGCCTGCAGTTTTTGAAGATTTATTGGCTACTGCGGCGATGAAGCGACTTGCCGGAATCCATCATAGTGGCGCCATATTTTTAGTAAACCCGGATCTGAGCCACTCCCGCCTGGAACATTCCATCGGGGTGATGCTGCTCATCCGCATGCTTGGAGGTACCGAGCTGGAGCAGATTGCCGGATTGCTGCATGATGTTTCTCATACCGTCTTTTCACATGTAGGAGATTATGTATTTCAAAACAGGGAAGAGAATTATCATGAAGAAATGTTTGCCGAGATACTGATGAATTCTGATATACCTGCGGTGCTGATTAAACATGGTTATCACGTGGATCAGATCCTTGACGGATCCTTTTCTATCCTGGAGCAACCCATACCCCATTTATGTGCAGACCGCCTGGATTATACTTTAAGGGATTCTTTACATGCAGGATTGATCAGCAGGCCTGCAGCGAAACTATTTTTAGAACACATCAGGGTTCATGAAGGTAAATTAGTGGTCACCGACGAGGCACAGGTCGATTGGATCAACCATCTTTTTGAGCGTTTGAATCAGGAAGTCTTTAACCTCCCACTCCACCTTTATGCCAATCAGGAAATGGCGGTATTGATTCGTGACTTTCTAAAGAATGGTTTTTTAAATGAAGCTGATCTATTTAAAGATGATACTTTTCTACTGAATAAGATCCGAAGCATTGCCTTAGGTTATGAAGCTATAAAGTCCATTAAACTTCAGAAAGGTTATCCTGCTTTTTTGAAAAAGGGCTCCGGGCTAAAAACTAAACTCCGGAACCTGAAGGCGATCTTATCTATTTAA
- a CDS encoding SDR family oxidoreductase — MKKEQEKNIRPKQHQDRQPGLETLMKPAPEYEPAERKLKLEGKVALITGGDSGIGRAVALAFAQEGADVLISYLNEHEDAQTTIAAVEKMGRKGIAVSGDISNEKHCKKLINQVIKAFGQLDILVNNAAVQYPQDGLEKITAAQLEKTFRTNVFPHFYLSKAALKYLKEGSSIICTTSVTAYRGSDHLIDYAATKSAIAGFIRSLSTALASRKIRVNGVAPGPIWTPLIPASFPPAHVATFGSDVPLKRAGEPNEVAPCYVFLASEDASYMTGQVLHPNGGEIING, encoded by the coding sequence ATGAAAAAGGAACAAGAGAAAAACATCCGACCGAAGCAACATCAGGACCGGCAACCGGGATTGGAAACACTGATGAAGCCCGCACCGGAGTATGAACCAGCTGAAAGGAAATTGAAGCTGGAAGGGAAGGTAGCACTCATTACCGGTGGCGACAGTGGCATTGGCCGTGCAGTAGCGCTCGCTTTTGCGCAGGAAGGTGCCGATGTACTGATCAGTTACCTGAATGAGCATGAGGATGCACAAACGACGATAGCTGCTGTCGAGAAAATGGGCCGGAAAGGGATTGCGGTCTCCGGTGATATCTCAAATGAAAAACATTGTAAAAAGCTTATTAATCAGGTCATCAAAGCATTCGGGCAACTCGATATACTGGTCAACAATGCCGCTGTTCAGTATCCGCAGGATGGTCTGGAAAAGATTACAGCGGCACAATTGGAAAAGACTTTCAGAACCAATGTCTTCCCTCATTTTTACCTCAGCAAGGCAGCCCTGAAATACCTTAAAGAAGGAAGTAGTATTATCTGTACCACTTCAGTCACCGCTTACCGTGGCAGTGATCATTTAATTGATTATGCGGCGACTAAAAGCGCAATAGCAGGTTTTATCAGGTCGTTGTCGACTGCGCTTGCTTCAAGGAAAATCAGGGTCAATGGGGTCGCACCGGGACCAATCTGGACTCCGCTTATTCCTGCATCCTTCCCTCCTGCGCATGTAGCCACTTTCGGATCAGATGTTCCCCTGAAAAGAGCCGGGGAACCAAATGAGGTAGCGCCATGTTATGTCTTCCTCGCTTCTGAAGATGCCAGTTATATGACCGGACAGGTATTGCATCCAAATGGCGGTGAGATCATTAACGGATAA
- a CDS encoding sodium/sugar symporter gives MSSLHKYDYIVFFVYFVIVSSYGFWIYYKKKTASADSKDYFLAEGSLTWWAIGASLIASNISAEQMIGMSGSGFKLGLAISAYEWMASATLIIVAVFFMPVYLKNKIFTMPQFLSQRYNEKVAMIMAVFWLMLYIVVNLMSILYLGALAISGISGLDLTACILALAIFAIFITLGGMKVIGYTDVIQVFFLILGGLVATYIALNLISGGQGIVKGFGLLRTGASEHFHLIFKKDNANYMDLPGLSVLIGGMWIANLSYWGCNQYITQRALGASLPVARSGLLFAAFLKMLMPVIVVIPGIAVYLIVKDNMGGINGSSLLTASGVQDPNKAYPALLGLLPVGLKGLSFAALTAAIVASLAGKANSIATIFTLDIYKKAFEPNAGEQRMVNVGKITVVVSMLIAVVLSLIVGDALMGEGKQGFQYIQEYTGFVSPGIFAMFILGFFWKKTTSNAALFATIGGFIVSVVLKFLPGWVDLSGLYEYGWAVANSSGVFEIPFMDRMLIVFAVCILGMYLISIYENKKGIVPKGLEIDVKMFKVSTSFAIGALIIITLIVALYSAFW, from the coding sequence ATGAGCTCACTTCACAAATACGATTACATCGTATTTTTCGTTTACTTCGTCATCGTATCCTCCTACGGTTTCTGGATCTATTACAAAAAGAAGACTGCATCGGCAGACTCCAAAGACTATTTTTTAGCCGAAGGTTCTTTAACCTGGTGGGCCATCGGCGCCTCCCTGATTGCCTCTAATATCTCTGCAGAGCAGATGATTGGAATGAGCGGCTCCGGATTTAAACTCGGCCTCGCCATTTCTGCTTACGAGTGGATGGCTTCCGCAACATTAATTATTGTTGCAGTGTTCTTTATGCCGGTCTATCTAAAGAATAAGATCTTTACTATGCCTCAGTTCCTGAGTCAGCGGTACAATGAAAAAGTAGCGATGATCATGGCTGTATTCTGGTTGATGCTGTACATTGTGGTGAACCTGATGTCTATCCTTTATCTGGGGGCATTGGCCATCAGTGGCATCTCAGGACTTGACCTTACCGCCTGTATCCTTGCACTGGCCATCTTTGCCATTTTCATTACCCTTGGCGGAATGAAGGTAATTGGTTATACCGATGTGATCCAGGTTTTCTTTTTGATTCTCGGTGGATTGGTAGCGACTTATATCGCTTTAAACCTGATCTCCGGTGGACAAGGAATCGTTAAAGGATTCGGACTATTAAGGACGGGTGCTTCAGAACATTTCCACCTGATCTTTAAAAAGGATAACGCGAATTATATGGACCTTCCCGGATTAAGTGTACTGATCGGAGGGATGTGGATTGCCAACCTGAGTTACTGGGGTTGTAATCAGTATATTACGCAAAGAGCGCTGGGTGCTTCGTTACCAGTTGCCAGATCAGGTCTTTTATTTGCAGCCTTTTTGAAAATGCTGATGCCGGTGATTGTCGTGATTCCTGGTATTGCCGTATATTTAATCGTTAAAGACAATATGGGTGGAATAAATGGAAGCAGTTTACTGACCGCTTCCGGTGTGCAGGATCCAAACAAAGCTTACCCGGCCTTACTTGGTCTGTTGCCGGTTGGTTTAAAAGGGCTTTCCTTTGCGGCATTAACTGCTGCCATTGTTGCTTCCCTTGCCGGAAAAGCAAACAGTATTGCCACGATTTTTACCCTTGATATTTATAAAAAAGCATTTGAGCCCAATGCGGGAGAACAAAGAATGGTCAATGTAGGAAAGATTACCGTAGTGGTATCTATGCTGATTGCCGTAGTGCTTTCGCTGATCGTAGGTGACGCCCTGATGGGAGAAGGAAAACAAGGATTCCAATACATTCAGGAATATACCGGATTTGTATCTCCTGGAATCTTTGCCATGTTCATTCTTGGATTCTTCTGGAAGAAAACAACCTCTAATGCGGCATTATTTGCTACCATCGGTGGTTTCATTGTGTCGGTGGTCCTTAAATTCTTACCCGGATGGGTTGACCTTTCAGGTTTATATGAATACGGATGGGCAGTAGCCAATTCTTCAGGTGTATTTGAAATTCCATTTATGGATAGAATGCTGATCGTTTTCGCGGTCTGTATCCTGGGTATGTACCTGATTAGTATTTATGAGAACAAAAAAGGAATCGTTCCTAAAGGTCTGGAGATCGATGTGAAGATGTTTAAAGTATCTACGTCATTCGCGATTGGCGCATTGATCATCATCACTTTAATCGTTGCCTTATATTCTGCCTTCTGGTAA